One stretch of Thermodesulfobacteriota bacterium DNA includes these proteins:
- a CDS encoding aliphatic amidase — MPVGTISSSKDTVGVAVINYQVPICESKDDVIKNCNRMASFMDGIKKGYPGCDLIIFPEYSTQGFHPVKWRDLTTTVPGPETEIWADACKRNKVWGVFSITGEENPKGNPFNTFILMNDKGDIVLKYHKILPWVPMEPWYPGDETMVADGPKGLKIGAIICYDGNHPEIVRDTVMKGAELVIRIQGYMYPSKEQQRMISQVRAWENLTYFAVANMAGRDLVYSYFGHSNIVNFDGTVLAECGTGPDEVQYALLSVSAIRDARKNWTAENHLFNTLHRGYTALPPDGVAECPYDFYKLWVKNPAKAKELVESLTRTTAIPKEEAATA, encoded by the coding sequence ATGCCTGTAGGAACAATATCATCATCAAAAGATACGGTGGGTGTAGCCGTTATTAACTACCAGGTGCCAATTTGTGAATCCAAAGATGATGTCATTAAGAATTGTAATCGCATGGCGTCGTTTATGGATGGTATTAAAAAAGGCTACCCTGGTTGTGATCTAATCATTTTCCCTGAGTATTCTACTCAAGGATTTCATCCCGTAAAGTGGCGTGATCTTACGACCACAGTTCCTGGACCCGAAACCGAGATATGGGCTGATGCATGCAAAAGAAACAAAGTCTGGGGCGTATTCTCAATCACAGGCGAGGAAAATCCAAAAGGAAATCCTTTCAACACATTTATCCTGATGAACGACAAGGGTGACATCGTGCTTAAATACCACAAGATTCTTCCCTGGGTTCCAATGGAACCTTGGTATCCTGGAGATGAGACAATGGTCGCGGATGGTCCTAAGGGACTAAAGATCGGAGCGATAATTTGCTATGACGGAAACCATCCCGAAATCGTCCGTGATACGGTCATGAAGGGTGCAGAGTTGGTAATCAGGATTCAGGGTTATATGTATCCATCCAAGGAACAGCAGAGAATGATTTCACAGGTTCGTGCATGGGAAAATCTAACATACTTCGCTGTAGCCAATATGGCAGGGCGTGACCTTGTTTATTCATACTTCGGTCATTCAAATATCGTAAACTTTGATGGAACGGTGCTTGCAGAATGTGGAACTGGTCCTGACGAGGTACAGTATGCACTTCTTTCAGTCTCCGCGATTCGCGATGCAAGAAAGAACTGGACTGCAGAAAACCACCTTTTTAATACCCTCCATCGTGGGTATACAGCGTTACCACCCGATGGGGTTGCCGAGTGTCCTTATGACTTCTATAAACTCTGGGTGAAAAACCCTGCTAAGGCAAAAGAACTGGTCGAGTCGCTCACGCGCACCACTGCTATTCCTAAAGAAGAAGCAGCAACGGCATAA